The Cytobacillus sp. NJ13 sequence CTCATACAGGTCAAACCTCCCGCTATTTTTTTCTTTAAATAGGGGATATTGGCAGTACAGTAATCATGGTAATGGCTAGTAACAGTCTAATTTTTCTCATACAGGTCAAACCTCCCGCTATTTTTTTCTTTAAATAGGGGAGAGACCTTCTGGCTCATCACTTTGATCGCCTTTTTTTAGTATAAGTTTTGCAATCCAGGACTGAATCGAATCGCAAATAAAGCCCCGATCCATGCAGAACCCTGGAAGGCTTTCATATTCTCTTTTTTCGTTATCAATATATCTATTACTGTATAAAGTCGGCTCTATTTTCCAAATGATTAACAGCTTTGCAGCTAAACCAATGATATATGTTAAATAAAGAGTATATTCTGATGAAATAAAAGACGATTCAGTTATTATTTCAAAGATATTATTTCACCTCTATTCACAGATTTAAGTATAATTGAATGCTGCATTGAAAACAATTGCAGATGTAAACCAATTGCAAAAAAGTTATCGTATGTCCATTCTATTGTCCATATGCAGGAATATAATAGGAGAAAGTATATATATTTTCGGCTTTAGTATGATACACTCTATCAGGGAGATTAATTAATCATTATCTCTAGTTCAATACATGAATGGTGGGGTATTTTGTCTTTGTTAAAACAAAAAACAATTATAACGCTTGCCAAACTCCTCGTACCCTTATTCATTTTGCTGTTTGTCATGCTGGAGGCAAAAGGGATATTCAATGATTTTAATTGGGCTCTCCTTGAGCTTTATATTGACCGGCTAACTTTCCGCAGACTATTTTTTATCCTTTTATTGGGACTGGCTGCGCTTTTTCCAATGTATTTTTATGATGAAATCCTCCAAAGGCTTTTCAGAATTAGAGTTCCTAAAAAAAAGCTATTATTTTATTCTTTATCTGCCAACGCATTCTCTAACTTTATCGGATTTGGTGGTGTGGCCGGAGCTACACTCAGGTCCTATTTTTATAAGGATTACCTGACTGGCAGTACTCCATATATCAAAATAATTGCCAAGCTGTCTCTTTTTTACCTGACCGGCTTGTCTATATTGTCATGGATCGTCCTTTTTACAGATTTACATTTATACGATGATGTTAAACTTATAAAGATTGCAGTCTGGGCCGTTGCGGCTTATACACCTCTGCTGCTGAGCGTTTACTTTTTCAAGTCGTCATTTTGGAATACGAAGCACATTAAAAAAGGATTTGCAGGGGAATTGCTGGCTGTTTCTTTATCGGAGTGGCTATTTATTATCATATGTATCTGGGGAATTGCCCGGGCCCTTGAAGTATCGATTTCATTTTTTGTTCTGTTTCCCATTGTCATCATTTCAGCTTGCGCTGGCATTGCGAGTATGATCCCTGGAGGCATTGGTTCCTTTGATTTTGTATTTTTGATCGGACTGGAATCACAAGGTGTTCCCACCGAATTGGGGCTCTTGATTCTCATGTTCTACCGTCTCAGCTATTATATAGTTCCTGTGTTTATTGGCACGCCGTTTGTCATGAACCAGTTTTGGAATAACGGAATGCCGAAAAACAGCTTCAAAATATAAAAGAGCCTTTGTGGGCTCTTTATTTTTGTTGTCTAGCGCAAGCAGCCTACCCCCTCGAGGTCACAAGCTTGTCTAGCAGCGGCTCCTAGGGACTCGGGTCATGCAGACGTTGCCACAGGACGTGGCGCTATTAGTCTGCGTTCCTTAGTGGGCAAGGCGCTTCCGCTTTTCTCACTCACCAAAGAACATCAAGAATGTCTTTGCTGAATAAATTTGTATCAATATTGCACACCTTCGCATCAATTCCGTACTGCCAGCCTGCAATCAATGAATTTGCAGGAGCTTCAGGTTTATATCCAGGTGCCTGTTCCTGCTCAGTGATTCCTACATTTGGCGCAGCTGTCCATATGAATGTGTTTTCAAGAAGGGAAGAATTTTCGGCTGCTGCTTGACTGAAAGATTTAGTCAGCGCCTGTTCCTTATCAAAAATCCCATATATGCCAGGATGATAGGGTGACTCCTCCATTGCTTGATACCAGCCTTCTATAAAGGAAGAATCAACAGGATAATCAGGCTCAATATCGGCAAAAATCGCAACACCCTCCGGTATCCCGAGCTCCTGTGCCAATTGAACAGCTGCTCTTGCCTCACTCTGTCCATTTTCAAGGCCTGTTGCATCATTAAATCGATTCCAAATCACGAGTAATTTAATATCATTGCCTTGCAGAAGTTCAGCCTCCTGAGGTGTGATGCCAGCTGATACACCTTCTTTTTCACCTAAATAGCGTCCCCACACTTTAGGAGACCCGAAGTTTTCCCGTACGCATGAAAGCAAGTCGCTTGTGGTGAGACTTGCCGAGTCCACACCCCAAACGACTTCATCATCCTCTGGCTTTCCCTCCTGGTCATTTTTCGCACCTTTATCGCTGCCGCTGTTTTCATTTCCATTTCCTGTTTGACCAGGGTCCTGATTTTGATCAGCCTTATTTTTTATTGTATTAGTTACATTAACATCCACATTTACCTCAATGTCATTCGTAACATTATTGTCAATTTGGCTATCTTCACCATTATTCAAATCATTGTCGATTGAGTTATTTACATTGGCTTTATTGCCTTTTATATTATTTTTTACTTGATTACTGATATCACTGTCATTGCTTTTGCTTTGGCCATCTGGAATGGTCTGAGTTTTTGGCCCGTCATCCTTTGAATCCATCAGGGAGAAAGCAAAGATCGAAATCATTACGGCAAAAAATGCGGTCACAACGAAAGGCAAAAGGCCCCGTCTTTCCATATCTCACAGCCCTCCTTGTCAGTTCATGACATCTTATGCGGAGGGCGGAAAGTTGGTGATTGCAGGAATAGGGGAGTGCAGTCTGAGACAATATTTCCGCTTCTTATTTCAATATAATATCGCGGCATGCGGCACTCGGGAAATAATTTTAAAGTGTTATAACAGGATAATATCATTGTTCAATATAACGAACAAACACTAAAGAATGTGTAAAAAAATCCTTAACGGGTAAATAACCGTATGCTTAGAGGTTGAAAAATTTGATAAAGACGATGAATTTCACTACTATTAAAATAATAGCCAAATTTTTCATCCATTTAAGATGATAAAAAATTGAATGGGGGATAATAGCATATAACAGATTTTTAAAAGGAATTGTTATATTTGTCACAGGAGGTTTTCGATAATGCAGAGGGAATTTACGGATGATAGTATATCCTTGCATACTGATTTGTACCAAATAAATATGGCCCAGACTTACTGGGAAGACAACATACATAATAAAAAGGCGGTCTTTGAAGTGTTCTTCAGGAAGCTGCCTTTTGGCAACGGCTATGGAATTTTTGCCGGCCTGGAAAGAGTTATAGAATATATAGAAAACTTCAGATTTACAGACAGTGATCTGCAGTACTTAAAAAACGAATTGAATTATGAAGAAGGTTTCCTCGAATACTTGAAAAACATGAGGTTTTCAGGGACCATCAAATCAATGGAAGAAGGTGAGCTTGTATTTGGCAATGAGCCAATTTTGCGTGTCGAAGCTCCCCTGGCTGAAGCCCAGATCATTGAAACAGCTATTTTGAATATCATTAACTACCAAACATTGATTGCTACAAAAGCAACTCGAATCAGAGAAGTAATTGGCGATGGAACAGCCATGGAATTTGGTTCAAGAAGAGCCCATGAAATGGACGCAGCTATCTGGGGAACAAGAGCTGCCTATATCGGCGGCTTTGATGCCACATCTAATGTTAGAGCAGGCAAGAAGTTTGGCATTCCTGTTGCAGGGACCCATGCCCATTCATTTGTACAGGCTTACCGGGACGAGTATACAGCTTTTAAGAAATATGCCCAGACCCATAAGGACTGTGTTTTTCTCGTCGATACGTATGATACCCTTAAATCAGGAGTACCGAACGCAATTAAAGTGGCGAAGGAAATGCGGGGTCAAATTAACTTTAAAGGTATAAGGCTTGATAGCGGGGACCTGGCTTACCTTTCTAAAAAAGCAAGAAAAATGCTGGATGATGCAGGTTTTCCCGAAGCAAAGATTATTGCTTCAAATGATCTGGATGAATACACCATCATAAATCTGAAAGCTCAAGGAGCGAAAATCGATATTTGGGGAATTGGCACAAAACTGATCACGGCGTACGAACAGGCTGCATTAGGAGCTGTTTATAAACTCGTTTCAATTGAAGATGAGGATGGCAAAATGGCTGACACCATAAAAATAAGCGGCAACCCGGAGAAAGTATCAACTCCCGGATTAAAGAGAGTTTATCGGATTATTAACAGTGATAACCACAAATCAGAAGGGGACTATATTGCGCTGGATCATGAAAACCCTCAAGCTGAGCCAAAGCTTAAGATGTTCCATCCTGTTCATACGTTTATAAGCAAGTTCGTTACAAATTTCGAAGCCAGGGAACTGCATAAAGTGATTTTTCAGGAAGGCAAGCTTACTTATAAAGTTCCATCTTTAAAAGAGATGCAGAGCTTTGCAAAGGAAAATCTCAATGTTTTATGGGATGAGTACCGCCGTTCTCTAAATCCGGAGGAATACCCAGTCGACCTTAGCCAGGAGTGCTGGGATAATAAGATGAAAATGATCAGCCAGGTGAAACAAAATATAAAAGGCTGAAGCTTTAAGAAGAGGGAGGAACCTGCAATGAATCTGCAAAAAGAAATTATGGAAAGTTTAAATGTAAATCCGAATATCGATCCAAAGGAAGAGATAAAGAAACGAATTGAGTTTCTAAAGGATTATCTTGTTAAAACAAATTCAAAAGGTTATGTACTTGGCATAAGCGGCGGCCAGGATTCCACTCTTGCAGGAAGACTTGCCCAGCTTGCTGTTGAAGAGCTTCGAAAAGAAGGGAAGGAAGCAACATTTATAGCTGTCCGCCTTCCGTACGGCGTTCAGCAGGATGAGAAGGATGCCCAGCTTGCCCTTTCCTTTATTCAGGCTGACAAAGAAGTGGTCTTTAATATTAAAAATGCAGTCGATGAAGTGAAAACCGAGTATGATCGTATAATTCCGGAAGAACCCCTGAAGGATTATCATAAAGGCAATGTTAAAGCCCGTATGAGAATGATTGCCCAATATGCGATTGGGGGCCAATATGGCTTGCTGGTCATCGGCACGGATCATGCTGCAGAAGCAGTGACTGGATTCTTTACAAAATATGGCGATGGCGGCGCAGATGTCCTGCCGCTGTCCGGACTGACAAAAAGACAGGGAAAAGCTCTTCTTAAAGAGCTTGGGGCAGAAGAAAGACTATACTTAAAAGTGCCTACAGCCGATCTTCTTGACCAGAAACCCGGACAGGCTGATGAAACTGAATTAGGTATCTCATACGATGAACTGGATGACTACCTTGAAGGAAAATCAGTAAATCCGGAAGCTGCAGAAAAAATTGAAAAACGCTACCTGGTTTCTGAACACAAGCGCCAGCTGCCTGCATCCATGCACGATAACTGGTGGAAATAAGCCCACTTAAAAAGGAAAATCCATTAAGGGATTTTCCTTTTATTTTTGGTTCAGCCTATTCAATATTTCCTGGTAAAACCGTTCTGGTTCATCCACATTCAGCACGATGCGGCTGGCCTGTCTTTTTAAACCATACATTAATTCATAAACTTGGGGATCTTTCAGCAGAATTTCGAACATCGGCTTTTCTTGAATTAAATCAGGCACTCTGGCATCAAATAAATCATTCATTTTTTGTCTGCTGAACTTTTCCGGACCATCATAATACATGATTTCTTTAACATTTTCCAATGGAAGGTACATACTTTTTGAGAATCCGGACTGCAGCAGCAAGTGTGAATCAGTAAGCACGAAAGGTGTTAAGCGGGTGGCGTTTATCTCGGCCAGAAAGTACAAAATGCCATAAATATTTGCTATTAATAGGATATATGCAGCAATAGCATTCCATGCATGAAGCCAATAATGCAGTCCGATTGATTCAATGGCAATCGCATGGATCAGCATAATAAAAACAGCATTCACACTTGTTTTTTTATGATAGGTAAAAGAATCGCCATGCTTTATCAAAGTTTTCTTTTTCCATGAAAACAGGGAGTAATTAAACATTGCAAATTCAGTCACAAAAACAGACCCTATTTTATGATGGGGTAAATGCTTATCCGCGGATCTCTTAGCATTAAATAGAAAAAGCGAATTGATTCCATTCAGCCTGCGATATTCTCTCAAAAGTACTGGCAGTTTAGCAAGAATCTTATAGGCAATAAATAGCTCCAG is a genomic window containing:
- a CDS encoding nicotinate phosphoribosyltransferase: MQREFTDDSISLHTDLYQINMAQTYWEDNIHNKKAVFEVFFRKLPFGNGYGIFAGLERVIEYIENFRFTDSDLQYLKNELNYEEGFLEYLKNMRFSGTIKSMEEGELVFGNEPILRVEAPLAEAQIIETAILNIINYQTLIATKATRIREVIGDGTAMEFGSRRAHEMDAAIWGTRAAYIGGFDATSNVRAGKKFGIPVAGTHAHSFVQAYRDEYTAFKKYAQTHKDCVFLVDTYDTLKSGVPNAIKVAKEMRGQINFKGIRLDSGDLAYLSKKARKMLDDAGFPEAKIIASNDLDEYTIINLKAQGAKIDIWGIGTKLITAYEQAALGAVYKLVSIEDEDGKMADTIKISGNPEKVSTPGLKRVYRIINSDNHKSEGDYIALDHENPQAEPKLKMFHPVHTFISKFVTNFEARELHKVIFQEGKLTYKVPSLKEMQSFAKENLNVLWDEYRRSLNPEEYPVDLSQECWDNKMKMISQVKQNIKG
- the nadE gene encoding ammonia-dependent NAD(+) synthetase, yielding MNLQKEIMESLNVNPNIDPKEEIKKRIEFLKDYLVKTNSKGYVLGISGGQDSTLAGRLAQLAVEELRKEGKEATFIAVRLPYGVQQDEKDAQLALSFIQADKEVVFNIKNAVDEVKTEYDRIIPEEPLKDYHKGNVKARMRMIAQYAIGGQYGLLVIGTDHAAEAVTGFFTKYGDGGADVLPLSGLTKRQGKALLKELGAEERLYLKVPTADLLDQKPGQADETELGISYDELDDYLEGKSVNPEAAEKIEKRYLVSEHKRQLPASMHDNWWK
- a CDS encoding lysylphosphatidylglycerol synthase domain-containing protein, with the protein product MLKQKTIITLAKLLVPLFILLFVMLEAKGIFNDFNWALLELYIDRLTFRRLFFILLLGLAALFPMYFYDEILQRLFRIRVPKKKLLFYSLSANAFSNFIGFGGVAGATLRSYFYKDYLTGSTPYIKIIAKLSLFYLTGLSILSWIVLFTDLHLYDDVKLIKIAVWAVAAYTPLLLSVYFFKSSFWNTKHIKKGFAGELLAVSLSEWLFIIICIWGIARALEVSISFFVLFPIVIISACAGIASMIPGGIGSFDFVFLIGLESQGVPTELGLLILMFYRLSYYIVPVFIGTPFVMNQFWNNGMPKNSFKI
- a CDS encoding DUF1906 domain-containing protein → MERRGLLPFVVTAFFAVMISIFAFSLMDSKDDGPKTQTIPDGQSKSNDSDISNQVKNNIKGNKANVNNSIDNDLNNGEDSQIDNNVTNDIEVNVDVNVTNTIKNKADQNQDPGQTGNGNENSGSDKGAKNDQEGKPEDDEVVWGVDSASLTTSDLLSCVRENFGSPKVWGRYLGEKEGVSAGITPQEAELLQGNDIKLLVIWNRFNDATGLENGQSEARAAVQLAQELGIPEGVAIFADIEPDYPVDSSFIEGWYQAMEESPYHPGIYGIFDKEQALTKSFSQAAAENSSLLENTFIWTAAPNVGITEQEQAPGYKPEAPANSLIAGWQYGIDAKVCNIDTNLFSKDILDVLW